Proteins encoded in a region of the Haloglomus salinum genome:
- a CDS encoding CDC48 family AAA ATPase, with the protein MKLTVKPLKQKDAGRGLAAVDRAAMREMELENGDYILIEGSEGRAVARVWPGYPEDEGNGIIRVDGRLRQEADVGIDDRVEVEPAEVKPATSITVALPQNLRIRGNVGPHIRDKLSGQAVTKGQQVPFSLGLGPLSSMSGQKIPLKVADTDPEGTVVVTDSTEIEVSEKPAEQISGQTTGDTDTPNVTYEDIGGLDDELEQVREMVELPMRHPELFQQLGIEPPKGVLLHGPPGTGKTLMAKAVANEIDAYFTDISGPEIMSKYYGESEEQLREIFEEATENSPAIVFIDEIDSIAPKRGETSGDVERRVVAQLLSLMDGLEERGQVTVIGATNRLDSLDPALRRGGRFDREIEIGVPDKAGRKEVLQVHTRGMPLVEGIDLDKYAESTHGFVGADLASLAKESAMNALRRVRPQLDLEQDEIDADVLDSLEVTERDFKEALKGIQPSAMREVFVEVPDVSWDQVGGLEDTKERLRETIQWPLDYADVFEQMDLEAAKGVLLYGPPGTGKTLMAKAVANEAQSNFISIKGPELLNKYVGESEKGVREVFEKARSNAPTVIFFDEIDSIAGERGQRMGDSGVGERVVSQLLTELDGLEELEDVVVVATTNRPDLIDSALLRPGRLDRHVHVPVPDEEARRAIFAVHTERKPLADDVDLDALARRTDGYVGADIEAVCREASMAATREFINSVSPEETATSVGNVRVTMDHFEQALDEVGASVDEETRERYDQIEERFSRGQAAEDEVEVSRTFQ; encoded by the coding sequence ATGAAGCTCACGGTCAAACCACTCAAACAGAAGGACGCGGGACGCGGCCTCGCGGCCGTCGACCGCGCGGCGATGCGGGAGATGGAACTGGAAAACGGCGACTACATCCTCATCGAGGGCAGCGAGGGCCGCGCCGTGGCGCGTGTCTGGCCCGGCTACCCCGAGGACGAGGGGAACGGCATCATCCGGGTCGACGGCCGCCTCCGGCAGGAAGCCGACGTCGGCATCGACGACCGGGTCGAGGTGGAGCCGGCAGAGGTGAAGCCGGCGACCAGCATCACGGTCGCACTGCCCCAGAACCTCCGCATCCGCGGTAACGTCGGCCCGCACATCCGCGACAAGCTGAGCGGGCAGGCCGTCACGAAGGGCCAGCAGGTGCCCTTCTCGCTCGGGCTGGGCCCGCTCTCCTCGATGAGCGGGCAGAAGATCCCGCTGAAGGTGGCCGACACGGACCCGGAGGGGACCGTCGTCGTCACGGACTCGACCGAGATCGAGGTGAGCGAGAAGCCCGCCGAGCAGATCTCCGGACAGACCACCGGCGACACCGACACGCCGAACGTCACCTACGAGGACATCGGCGGGCTCGACGACGAGCTCGAGCAGGTCCGCGAGATGGTGGAGCTGCCGATGCGCCACCCGGAGCTGTTCCAGCAGCTCGGCATCGAGCCGCCCAAGGGCGTGCTCCTGCACGGTCCGCCGGGCACCGGGAAGACCCTGATGGCCAAAGCGGTGGCCAACGAGATCGACGCGTACTTCACCGATATCTCGGGCCCCGAGATTATGTCGAAGTACTACGGGGAGTCCGAGGAGCAGCTCCGCGAGATCTTCGAGGAGGCCACGGAGAACTCGCCGGCTATCGTCTTCATCGACGAGATCGACTCCATCGCGCCCAAGCGCGGCGAGACCTCCGGTGACGTGGAGCGCCGCGTCGTCGCCCAGCTCCTCAGCCTGATGGACGGGCTGGAGGAGCGCGGACAGGTCACCGTCATCGGCGCGACCAACCGGCTGGACTCGCTGGACCCGGCGCTGCGGCGTGGCGGCCGGTTCGACCGCGAGATCGAGATCGGCGTCCCGGACAAGGCGGGCCGCAAGGAGGTCCTGCAGGTCCACACCCGCGGGATGCCGCTGGTGGAGGGCATCGACCTGGACAAGTACGCCGAGAGCACGCACGGGTTCGTGGGCGCGGACCTGGCGTCGCTGGCGAAGGAGAGCGCGATGAACGCGCTCCGGCGGGTGCGCCCGCAGCTCGACCTGGAGCAGGACGAGATCGACGCGGACGTGCTCGACTCGCTGGAGGTCACCGAGCGTGACTTCAAGGAGGCCCTGAAGGGCATCCAGCCCTCGGCGATGCGCGAGGTGTTCGTCGAGGTCCCCGACGTGTCGTGGGACCAGGTCGGCGGGCTGGAGGACACCAAAGAGCGCCTCCGCGAGACCATCCAGTGGCCACTGGACTACGCCGACGTGTTCGAGCAGATGGACCTCGAGGCCGCGAAGGGTGTGCTGCTGTACGGCCCGCCCGGCACCGGCAAGACCCTGATGGCCAAAGCGGTGGCCAACGAGGCCCAGAGCAACTTCATCTCCATCAAGGGGCCCGAACTGCTCAACAAGTACGTCGGCGAGTCCGAGAAGGGTGTCCGCGAGGTGTTCGAGAAGGCCCGCTCGAACGCCCCGACGGTCATCTTCTTCGACGAGATCGACTCCATCGCGGGCGAACGTGGCCAGCGGATGGGCGATTCGGGGGTCGGCGAACGCGTCGTGAGCCAGCTCCTGACCGAGCTGGACGGGCTGGAGGAACTGGAGGACGTGGTCGTCGTCGCGACGACCAACCGGCCGGACCTCATCGACAGTGCACTCCTCCGGCCGGGCCGGCTGGACCGCCACGTCCACGTCCCGGTGCCCGACGAGGAGGCTCGCCGTGCCATCTTCGCGGTCCACACCGAGCGCAAGCCGCTCGCGGACGACGTGGACCTCGACGCGCTGGCCCGACGGACGGACGGCTACGTCGGTGCGGACATCGAGGCGGTCTGCCGCGAGGCGTCGATGGCCGCGACGCGTGAGTTCATCAACTCCGTCTCTCCCGAGGAGACCGCAACCAGCGTCGGGAACGTCCGTGTAACGATGGACCACTTCGAGCAGGCGCTCGACGAGGTCGGCGCCAGCGTCGACGAGGAGACCCGCGAGCGCTACGACCAGATCGAGGAGCGGTTCTCGCGCGGACAGGCCGCGGAGGACGAGGTCGAGGTCTCGCGGACCTTCCAGTAA
- a CDS encoding alpha/beta fold hydrolase: protein MDHVTHDGRTTAYRDAPADTDDPAPTVLYAHGSGGTHSLWANQYGRPDHDAVALDLSGHGESEDVDLGPEAGLDAMTAYAEDTATVARETDATVLCGNSLGGAVALTVALESDLDLDGLVLVGTGAKLGVADELLDALATDYDAAVETLLGEDMLYHETDGERVADAREMFHEVGQRATERDFRACDAFDVRDRLGEIDVPALVCNGEHDSLTPPAFHEYLAEHLPDARHVELADAAHMPYLERPVAFDAAVDEFLDELAA from the coding sequence ATGGACCACGTCACACATGACGGTCGCACGACGGCCTACCGGGACGCGCCTGCCGACACCGACGACCCGGCACCGACGGTGCTGTACGCCCACGGGAGCGGCGGGACCCACTCGCTCTGGGCCAACCAGTACGGTCGGCCCGACCACGACGCGGTCGCGCTGGACCTGAGCGGCCACGGCGAGAGCGAGGACGTCGACCTCGGTCCCGAGGCGGGCCTCGACGCGATGACCGCGTACGCCGAGGATACGGCGACCGTGGCCCGCGAGACCGACGCGACGGTCCTCTGTGGCAACTCTCTCGGTGGTGCGGTCGCCCTGACGGTCGCCCTGGAGAGCGACCTCGACCTCGATGGGCTCGTCCTCGTCGGAACGGGTGCGAAGCTGGGTGTCGCCGACGAACTGCTCGACGCGCTCGCGACCGACTACGATGCAGCCGTCGAGACGCTCCTGGGCGAGGACATGCTGTATCACGAGACGGACGGCGAGCGGGTGGCCGACGCCCGGGAGATGTTCCACGAGGTCGGCCAGCGCGCCACCGAGCGTGATTTCCGGGCCTGCGACGCGTTCGACGTGCGCGACCGCCTGGGCGAGATCGACGTGCCGGCGCTCGTCTGCAACGGTGAGCACGACAGCCTCACCCCGCCGGCTTTCCACGAGTACCTCGCCGAGCACCTCCCCGATGCCCGCCACGTGGAACTCGCCGACGCCGCGCACATGCCGTACCTCGAGCGTCCGGTCGCCTTCGACGCCGCTGTCGACGAGTTCCTCGACGAGCTGGCGGCCTGA
- a CDS encoding zinc ribbon domain-containing protein, with translation METDPRCPECGEPIGVTATYCMHCSADLTEEQAAADADDDGTWDSNEAPSLGDVVEETVGGGGAGSSTGDSSDGQLLDPDGLVDNALTILVGIVGGAIAGLVGTVVLGVVTNSGYGVLFGIVAWLVTTAYLVRQRTVQGAVSKSGYAIALVLLLVPLVALSPFVNIDGGLSERGGLFVVLLVSVGIPAAIAAAVGWVAGRFVPDDPAAGDAPTDGEHETPTQ, from the coding sequence ATGGAGACCGACCCGCGGTGTCCGGAGTGTGGCGAACCCATCGGTGTGACCGCCACCTACTGCATGCACTGCTCGGCCGACCTGACCGAGGAGCAGGCGGCGGCGGACGCCGACGACGACGGGACCTGGGACTCGAACGAGGCCCCGTCGCTGGGGGATGTCGTCGAGGAGACTGTCGGTGGTGGCGGCGCGGGGTCGTCGACCGGGGACTCGTCCGACGGCCAGCTCCTCGACCCGGACGGGCTCGTGGACAACGCGCTCACAATCCTCGTCGGTATCGTTGGCGGGGCCATCGCTGGCCTCGTCGGGACCGTCGTCCTCGGCGTCGTGACCAACAGCGGCTACGGCGTCCTGTTCGGCATCGTCGCGTGGCTCGTGACGACTGCCTATCTCGTCCGCCAGCGGACGGTCCAGGGAGCCGTGTCGAAGAGCGGCTACGCTATCGCGCTCGTCCTGTTGCTGGTGCCGCTCGTCGCACTCAGCCCGTTCGTGAACATCGACGGTGGGCTCTCGGAGCGCGGCGGGCTGTTCGTCGTCCTGCTGGTGTCCGTCGGAATTCCCGCGGCCATCGCGGCCGCGGTCGGCTGGGTCGCCGGGCGGTTCGTCCCCGACGACCCCGCGGCAGGTGACGCCCCGACCGACGGCGAGCACGAAACGCCGACTCAGTAG
- the panB gene encoding 3-methyl-2-oxobutanoate hydroxymethyltransferase, with translation MRAKDIRAKAGEEPITMLTAYDAPTAELVDRAGVDMILVGDSVGNLRLGHDSTLPVTADEMASLTAAVARATDDAFVIADMPFLSFGVDEADSIENCGRMVKEAGADGVKLECGKHTVDLTDRLTDLGIPVQAHLGLTPQRENETGLFRQATDDEAASEMLELATAHEKAGAFSLVLEHVPANAAAAVTEALDIPTIGIGAGPNCDGQVLTVDEVIGLTEGVAPFSKKFGDVRGEMERAIEGYVDEVEGGEFPAEEHSHVAEDLDTDDLY, from the coding sequence ATGCGAGCGAAGGACATCCGCGCGAAGGCCGGCGAGGAGCCCATCACGATGCTGACGGCCTACGACGCGCCCACGGCCGAACTCGTCGACCGAGCAGGCGTCGACATGATTCTCGTGGGCGACTCGGTTGGCAACCTCCGGCTGGGCCACGACTCGACCCTCCCCGTCACGGCCGACGAGATGGCCAGTCTCACGGCCGCGGTCGCACGCGCGACCGACGACGCGTTCGTCATCGCGGACATGCCGTTCCTCTCGTTCGGCGTGGACGAGGCCGACTCCATCGAGAACTGCGGCCGGATGGTCAAGGAGGCCGGCGCCGACGGCGTGAAACTCGAGTGCGGCAAACACACCGTCGACCTGACCGACCGCCTGACCGACCTCGGCATCCCGGTGCAGGCCCACCTCGGGCTCACCCCGCAGCGCGAGAACGAGACCGGGCTGTTCCGGCAGGCGACCGACGACGAGGCCGCTTCGGAGATGCTCGAACTCGCGACGGCCCACGAGAAGGCCGGCGCGTTCTCGCTCGTCCTCGAACACGTCCCCGCGAACGCCGCGGCCGCGGTGACGGAGGCGCTCGACATCCCGACCATCGGCATCGGCGCGGGCCCGAACTGCGACGGGCAGGTGCTCACCGTCGACGAGGTCATCGGCCTCACCGAGGGCGTCGCGCCGTTCTCGAAGAAGTTCGGCGACGTGCGTGGGGAGATGGAGCGCGCCATCGAGGGCTACGTCGACGAGGTCGAGGGAGGCGAGTTCCCGGCCGAAGAGCACAGCCACGTCGCCGAGGACCTGGACACGGACGACCTCTACTGA
- a CDS encoding DUF5822 domain-containing protein has product MPERVDSTDPDGVDFGWVMQTTFVLTIVVGAPVVAIASAAVTLPTWTAMASFAVRVGALVWFVTAVAVYLYARRQERQESDVDIETGPDPAEND; this is encoded by the coding sequence ATGCCCGAGCGCGTCGACAGCACCGACCCCGACGGCGTGGACTTCGGCTGGGTGATGCAGACCACGTTCGTCCTCACCATCGTCGTCGGCGCCCCCGTGGTCGCCATCGCCTCGGCCGCCGTCACGCTCCCCACCTGGACCGCGATGGCCTCGTTCGCCGTCCGGGTCGGCGCGCTCGTCTGGTTCGTCACCGCCGTCGCGGTCTACCTCTACGCCCGCCGGCAGGAGCGTCAGGAGTCGGATGTCGACATCGAAACTGGACCCGACCCCGCGGAGAACGATTAG
- a CDS encoding HAD family hydrolase yields the protein MAGTDPLDGYDAVVYDLDGTLAELAVDWEHVRQDVGRTLSDHGADPDGLDLWSMLERSRQEPTLAEAVEATIAEHEREGARTSERLGCADILLSHPEPLPVGVCSLNCEDACHLALERHDLDHRVRAVVGRDSVATEKPDPEPLLATLRGLEVEPDRAVFVGDGRRDEVTAERAGTAFRYVEEWL from the coding sequence ATGGCAGGTACCGACCCCCTCGACGGCTACGACGCGGTCGTCTACGACCTCGACGGGACGCTCGCGGAGCTGGCGGTCGACTGGGAGCACGTCCGGCAGGACGTGGGCCGGACGCTCTCGGACCACGGTGCGGACCCGGACGGACTGGACCTCTGGTCGATGCTGGAACGGTCGCGGCAGGAGCCCACGCTCGCCGAGGCGGTGGAGGCGACCATCGCCGAGCACGAGCGCGAGGGTGCACGCACTTCGGAGCGGCTCGGGTGTGCCGACATCCTCCTCTCGCACCCCGAGCCGCTTCCCGTCGGCGTCTGCTCGCTCAACTGCGAGGACGCGTGCCACCTCGCCCTGGAGCGTCACGACCTCGACCATCGCGTCCGTGCGGTAGTCGGCCGGGACAGCGTGGCGACGGAGAAGCCCGACCCCGAGCCGCTGCTGGCGACGCTGCGCGGGCTCGAGGTCGAGCCCGACCGCGCGGTGTTCGTCGGCGACGGCCGGCGCGACGAGGTCACCGCCGAGCGCGCCGGCACCGCGTTCAGGTACGTCGAAGAGTGGCTCTGA
- a CDS encoding acyl-CoA dehydrogenase family protein, translating into MDLTPEQRAVREAVREFALEEIRPVAREADENESFPEEVWEGLAEMDLTSLTVPEEYGGYDADGLTYALVNEEVAYGTLAVATALSVHSLATSCIATFGSEEQQERWLPEMRDGYPVGAFALSEPHAGSNPAEMSTVARREGDEYVIDGDKQWITNGERSGVVILFAKTDPDDPGSVTQFLVPKEVDGLSVGKKEEKLGLRASDTTSLTFDGARIPAENRLTEEGRGLSAALEILTGGRVGIAAQSVGLAQSALDLATEYATDREQFDQPIADFQTIRHKLADMRADTQGARLLTYDAARGLDEGSPPAEAASMAKLKASETAMDVTNEAVQIHGGYGYTTDFPVERLYRDAKITTIYEGTSEIQRTVIAREWLGER; encoded by the coding sequence ATGGACCTGACGCCGGAACAGCGAGCCGTCCGGGAGGCCGTCCGCGAGTTCGCCCTGGAGGAGATTCGCCCGGTCGCCCGCGAGGCAGACGAGAACGAGTCGTTCCCCGAGGAGGTCTGGGAGGGGCTCGCCGAGATGGACCTGACCAGTCTCACCGTTCCCGAGGAGTACGGGGGCTACGACGCCGACGGACTGACCTACGCGCTCGTCAACGAGGAGGTCGCCTACGGGACGCTGGCGGTGGCGACGGCACTGTCCGTCCACTCGCTCGCGACCTCCTGCATCGCCACGTTCGGCAGTGAGGAACAGCAGGAGCGCTGGCTGCCGGAGATGCGCGACGGCTACCCCGTCGGCGCGTTCGCCCTCTCAGAGCCCCATGCCGGGTCGAACCCGGCCGAGATGTCGACGGTCGCCCGCCGCGAGGGTGACGAGTACGTCATCGACGGCGACAAGCAGTGGATCACCAACGGCGAGCGCTCCGGTGTGGTCATCCTGTTCGCGAAGACCGACCCCGACGACCCCGGTTCCGTGACGCAGTTCCTCGTCCCGAAGGAGGTCGACGGGTTGAGTGTCGGGAAGAAGGAGGAGAAGCTCGGCCTGCGAGCGAGCGACACCACCTCGCTCACCTTCGACGGCGCCCGCATCCCCGCCGAGAACCGCCTCACCGAGGAGGGGCGTGGGCTCTCGGCCGCCCTGGAGATTCTGACGGGTGGGCGCGTCGGCATCGCCGCCCAGTCCGTCGGCCTCGCCCAGTCCGCGCTCGACCTCGCGACCGAGTACGCCACCGACCGCGAGCAGTTCGACCAGCCCATCGCCGACTTCCAGACAATCCGGCACAAGCTCGCGGATATGCGGGCGGACACGCAGGGTGCGCGGCTGCTCACCTACGATGCCGCGCGCGGGCTGGACGAGGGCTCGCCGCCCGCCGAGGCCGCGTCGATGGCGAAACTCAAGGCGAGCGAGACGGCCATGGACGTGACCAACGAGGCCGTCCAGATCCACGGTGGCTACGGCTACACCACGGACTTCCCCGTCGAACGCCTGTATCGCGACGCGAAGATAACCACCATCTACGAGGGGACCAGCGAGATACAGCGGACCGTCATCGCCCGGGAGTGGCTGGGCGAGCGGTAG
- a CDS encoding MgtC/SapB family protein, translated as MEPVLSQPVLRLAVAAALGMFIGFERERSEKAAGVRTFALLSLAAAVFVVVERPLLLAVGGLLVVVLGGLLGARAVVGEREGLALTTTISMLVAYGVGALAGAGELVTAVAVGVVTALLLVSKRELHGVADQLSREEVRAAAQFAIIGFVVYPLLPAGERSVALAGATVAVEPRVVWAMVVTVAGIGIVNYAAVRVYGGRGIAVTGFLGGLASSTAVVGSAVEHVREDAAATPYAVAAVLLGNAAMSLRNLAIALVFTLGATVPPLTDVALPLGALAVGSVGAAATVAGRGGALDVSLDRPFTLRYVLSFGLLFLLVVVAGSLADSLFGTAGFYATAALAGLVSSAGVTTSAVVLYRSGSMPAEEAVVGILVATAASLVVKVALTAPASDRRFTLRVAGWSGAAALAAAAVTVAALFT; from the coding sequence ATGGAGCCGGTGCTCTCACAGCCGGTGCTCCGGCTGGCTGTGGCCGCGGCGCTGGGGATGTTCATCGGCTTCGAGCGCGAGCGCTCGGAGAAGGCCGCCGGGGTCCGGACGTTCGCGCTGCTGAGTCTGGCCGCCGCCGTGTTCGTCGTGGTGGAGCGGCCGCTGTTGCTGGCGGTCGGCGGGCTCCTCGTGGTGGTGCTGGGCGGCCTGCTCGGCGCACGTGCCGTCGTCGGCGAGCGCGAGGGACTGGCACTCACGACGACCATCTCGATGCTGGTAGCGTACGGTGTCGGCGCGCTCGCCGGTGCGGGCGAACTCGTCACGGCCGTGGCCGTCGGGGTCGTCACCGCTCTGTTGCTGGTCTCGAAGCGCGAACTCCACGGCGTGGCCGACCAGCTCTCGCGCGAGGAGGTCCGCGCGGCGGCCCAGTTCGCCATCATCGGGTTCGTCGTCTACCCGCTCCTGCCCGCGGGCGAGCGGTCGGTCGCGCTCGCAGGGGCGACGGTGGCCGTCGAGCCACGCGTCGTCTGGGCGATGGTCGTCACGGTCGCGGGCATCGGCATCGTCAACTACGCCGCGGTCCGGGTGTACGGCGGTCGCGGTATCGCCGTCACTGGCTTTCTGGGCGGACTGGCCTCCTCGACGGCGGTCGTCGGGTCGGCGGTCGAACACGTCCGCGAGGACGCGGCGGCGACCCCGTACGCCGTGGCTGCGGTGCTGCTGGGGAACGCGGCGATGTCGCTCCGGAATCTGGCCATCGCGCTCGTGTTCACGCTCGGCGCGACCGTCCCGCCGCTGACGGACGTGGCGCTCCCGCTGGGTGCCCTCGCGGTGGGGAGCGTGGGGGCCGCGGCCACCGTCGCCGGCCGAGGGGGGGCACTGGACGTCTCGCTCGACCGGCCGTTCACGCTGCGGTACGTCCTCTCGTTCGGCCTCCTGTTCCTCCTCGTCGTGGTCGCCGGGAGCCTCGCGGACTCGCTGTTCGGGACGGCGGGCTTCTACGCCACGGCGGCGCTGGCGGGCCTCGTGTCGTCGGCCGGCGTGACGACCTCCGCGGTGGTGCTCTACCGGAGCGGCTCGATGCCCGCCGAGGAGGCCGTCGTCGGCATCCTGGTGGCGACCGCGGCGTCGCTGGTGGTGAAGGTCGCCCTGACCGCGCCCGCGTCCGACAGACGGTTCACACTGCGCGTCGCGGGCTGGTCGGGCGCGGCGGCGCTGGCGGCCGCGGCGGTTACGGTCGCGGCGCTGTTCACGTGA
- a CDS encoding helix-turn-helix domain-containing protein: MPDAMTELLQQEMACESLLDCFHGLSELDRRVFGLLVDADEPLTVDEVADAVDRERTTAYRSVKRLREADLVERDQVNQDGGSYYHVFSPRDADEIADAMQRTLNDFYAKMGQLVGDFREKYAEAETGEPGGGPEEPLTAE; encoded by the coding sequence ATGCCCGACGCGATGACAGAACTCCTCCAGCAGGAGATGGCATGTGAGAGCCTGCTGGACTGCTTCCACGGGCTCTCGGAGCTCGACCGGCGGGTGTTCGGCCTGCTGGTCGACGCCGACGAGCCCCTGACCGTCGACGAGGTCGCGGACGCCGTCGACCGCGAGCGGACGACCGCCTACCGGTCGGTCAAGCGCCTGCGCGAGGCCGACCTCGTCGAGCGCGACCAGGTCAACCAGGACGGCGGGAGCTACTACCACGTCTTCTCGCCCCGCGACGCCGACGAGATCGCCGACGCGATGCAGCGGACGCTCAACGACTTCTACGCGAAGATGGGCCAGCTCGTCGGCGATTTCCGCGAGAAGTACGCCGAGGCGGAAACCGGCGAGCCCGGCGGCGGCCCCGAGGAACCGCTGACCGCGGAGTAA
- a CDS encoding YeeE/YedE family protein: MSDTDVEPDGRGARFHAVILLGGILFGFGLGVSRMARPEVVLDFLQLQDLGLLFVMGGAAVVSALTFYIGTNVLDRTAPLTGRAYTRRVREMDRNVLVGGTVFGVGWGLSGICPGAAYASVGIGNWPILWAIGGMFLGAYAQGLARSKLAERTAGSEVAGAD; the protein is encoded by the coding sequence ATGAGCGACACCGACGTGGAGCCCGACGGCCGCGGCGCGCGCTTCCACGCCGTCATCCTGCTCGGTGGCATCCTCTTCGGCTTCGGCCTCGGCGTCAGCCGGATGGCCCGGCCGGAGGTCGTGCTGGACTTCCTCCAGTTGCAGGACCTCGGACTGCTGTTCGTGATGGGGGGTGCCGCGGTCGTCTCGGCGCTGACGTTCTATATCGGGACGAACGTGCTCGACCGGACCGCACCCCTGACGGGTCGGGCGTACACGCGCCGGGTGCGCGAGATGGACCGGAACGTCCTCGTCGGCGGGACCGTCTTCGGCGTCGGCTGGGGGCTCTCGGGCATCTGCCCGGGCGCCGCGTACGCCAGCGTTGGTATCGGGAACTGGCCCATCCTCTGGGCCATCGGCGGGATGTTCCTCGGCGCGTACGCGCAGGGGCTCGCGCGGTCGAAGCTGGCCGAACGGACAGCCGGGTCGGAGGTGGCCGGTGCGGACTGA
- a CDS encoding YeeE/YedE family protein produces MPPWLAAYFPDGVVGYAVGGVFIGLGVAAIYFGTGIIAGASTFLESTLSYASRLPRFNRGKYLASRDWRVTFTAGIIIGAAVYALTLGPGGWTTQVQPWRLLAGGFLVGVGTRLGKGCTSGHGVCGVGSVSGTSITNVATFMVVAIGTAQVALALGVSP; encoded by the coding sequence ATGCCGCCGTGGCTGGCGGCATACTTCCCGGACGGCGTGGTCGGCTACGCGGTCGGGGGAGTGTTCATCGGCCTCGGCGTGGCGGCCATCTACTTCGGTACCGGCATCATCGCGGGCGCCTCGACGTTCCTCGAATCGACGCTCTCGTACGCCTCGCGCTTGCCGCGGTTCAACCGCGGGAAGTACCTCGCCTCGCGCGACTGGCGGGTCACGTTCACCGCTGGCATCATCATCGGCGCCGCCGTCTACGCCCTGACGCTCGGGCCGGGCGGCTGGACCACACAGGTCCAGCCCTGGCGGCTGCTGGCCGGCGGGTTCCTCGTCGGCGTCGGGACCCGCCTCGGCAAGGGCTGTACCTCCGGGCACGGGGTCTGCGGCGTCGGCTCGGTCTCGGGGACGAGCATCACCAACGTGGCGACGTTCATGGTCGTCGCCATCGGAACCGCACAGGTCGCGCTCGCGCTGGGGGTGTCGCCATGA
- a CDS encoding MBL fold metallo-hydrolase has protein sequence MTDHSADVSGETTSPESLRARLERGEPVGLLDVRAEAEAEQWRIDGERVDYRNVPYFRMLDGIPEAVLDDLPGPEPVVVVCAKGDSSDFIAEQLREEGVDAVNLDRGMRGWADRYDYTELEVDTDATVAQYHRPSSGCLSYLVVDDGEALVVDPLLAFIDEYEQDVKALGAELTCAMDTHVHADHVSALSALGDRGVATCLPEASVGRGVTFDVDRELADGDTLTVGDTTVVVRHTPGHTSGMTSLLVDDTVLLTGDGLFVDSVARPDLEDGADGAPDAARQLYDTLRQLLELDDDVVVAPAHASDGTPTREDSTYTATLGTVRERLPVLDADREAFVERVLADMPPRPANYETIIDTNMGRGNVTREQLLTMELGPNNCAASEGRLDGAAPHATDSRAAGTRDGADD, from the coding sequence ATGACGGACCACTCCGCCGACGTATCCGGCGAGACGACGAGCCCGGAGTCGCTGCGGGCGCGACTCGAACGGGGGGAACCGGTCGGCCTCCTTGATGTCCGGGCCGAGGCCGAGGCCGAGCAGTGGCGCATCGACGGCGAACGCGTCGACTACCGCAACGTCCCCTACTTCCGGATGCTGGACGGCATCCCGGAGGCGGTCCTGGACGACCTCCCCGGCCCCGAGCCGGTGGTCGTCGTGTGCGCGAAGGGCGACTCGAGTGACTTCATCGCCGAGCAGCTCCGTGAGGAGGGCGTCGACGCCGTCAATCTCGACCGTGGGATGCGTGGCTGGGCGGACCGCTACGACTACACCGAACTCGAAGTCGACACGGACGCGACCGTCGCGCAGTATCATCGGCCCTCCAGTGGCTGTCTGAGCTACCTCGTCGTCGACGACGGCGAGGCGCTCGTCGTCGACCCGCTCCTGGCGTTCATCGACGAGTACGAGCAGGACGTGAAGGCGCTTGGCGCGGAGCTGACGTGCGCGATGGACACGCACGTCCACGCCGACCACGTCTCGGCGCTGTCGGCACTCGGCGACCGCGGCGTCGCGACCTGTCTCCCGGAGGCGTCGGTCGGCCGTGGCGTCACGTTCGACGTCGACCGGGAACTCGCCGACGGCGACACGCTCACCGTCGGCGACACGACGGTCGTGGTCCGCCACACGCCGGGGCACACCTCGGGGATGACCTCGCTGCTCGTCGACGATACAGTCCTGCTGACTGGCGACGGCCTGTTCGTCGACAGCGTCGCGCGCCCGGACCTCGAGGACGGCGCCGACGGCGCCCCGGACGCTGCCCGACAGCTGTACGACACCCTGCGACAGCTCCTGGAACTGGACGACGACGTGGTCGTCGCCCCGGCTCACGCCAGCGACGGGACGCCGACCCGGGAGGACAGCACCTACACGGCCACGCTCGGGACCGTCCGCGAGCGCCTCCCTGTGCTCGACGCGGACCGCGAGGCGTTCGTCGAACGGGTCCTCGCGGATATGCCGCCCAGGCCGGCGAACTACGAGACCATCATCGACACGAACATGGGTCGTGGCAACGTGACCCGTGAACAGCTACTCACCATGGAACTCGGACCGAACAACTGCGCGGCGAGCGAGGGCCGGCTGGATGGGGCGGCGCCACACGCCACAGACAGTCGAGCAGCCGGGACGCGAGACGGGGCTGACGACTGA